A genomic window from Lycium barbarum isolate Lr01 chromosome 4, ASM1917538v2, whole genome shotgun sequence includes:
- the LOC132637589 gene encoding uncharacterized protein LOC132637589 — protein MKSQAEESGDEFKEEEVAMISRHVIEAMRRSRNNRKGNSNFRKGKSSAVQRNDGKCYECGKYGHIASECPDAKRKPSKNCQKQRAFSSWGEDKVSKDDEEDMENICFMAIGETSEVRPYHCSNCSETQELLDQTLEDLNRVFNEYKKLKRERRDWELKLEVVETEKDLHQEEVDDLKLQLNGLRKSTSHSSVKSNKSTHNNKSTGKRPINSRNTFDNSKVVSTNYEEINQSNKKKQAINIFSVGFVIHLLQVGYGNPRLIIKALTLKDPRKLGYLKESNYLVLQEHHKKKSKGKWYLDSTCSSHMTGDKSLFKSVADFDGGLVTFGDNSTGTVIVTGTISFNNSCDISNVYLVEGLKYNLLSISQLCDSNLEVRFKKTGCVIEDKTGKEILPGSRTRNVYVLDSVKSPAGHICLTSMGEDP, from the exons ATGAAGTCACAGGCTGAAGAATCTGGTGATGAGTTCAAGGAAGAAGAAGTGGCTATGATCTCCAGGCACGTAATTGAAGCTATGAGAAGATCAAGAAACAATAGAAAAGGAAATTCAAATTTCAGGAAAGGTAAATCTTCCGCCGTTCAAAGAAATGATGGAAAATGCTACgaatgtggaaaatatggccATATTGCATCTGAATGCCCTGATGCAAAGAGGAAACCATCGAAAAACTGTCAAAAACAACGAGCATTCAGCAGTTGGGGTGAAGATAAAGTCTCTAAAGATGATGAGGAAGATATGGAAAACATTTGCTTCATGGCAATCGGTGAAACTAGCGAGGTAAGACCCTATCACTGTTCCAACTGTAGCGAAACTCAAGAGTTGCTTGACCAAACTCTCGAGGATTTAAATAGGGTGTTTAATGAATATAAAAAACTTAAGAGGGAACGAAGGGACTGGGAACTTAAACTAGAAGTAGTTGAAACAGAAAAGGATCTTCATCAAGAagaagttgatgacttgaaaCTGCAACTTAATGGGTTACGCAAGTCCACCAGTCATAGTTCTGTTAAATCTAACAAATCGACTCATAACAACAAGTCCACTGGGAAAAGACCTATCAATAGTAGAAATACCTTTGATAATTCTAAAGTTGTGTCAACCAATTATGAGGAGATAAATCAGTCTAATAAAA AAAAACAGGCCATAAATATTTTCAGTGTGGGTTTCGTTATACACCTTCTCCAAGTTGGATATGGAAACCCAAGACTGATCATCAAAGCACTAACCCTCAAGGACCCAAGGAAACTTGGGTACCTAAAAGAAAGTAACTACCTTGTTTTGCAGGAACACCATAAGAAGAAGTCAAAAGGGAAATGGTATCTAGACAGTACGTGTTCCAGTCACATGACAGGCGACAAAAGCCTGTTCAAATCAGTTGCTGACTTTGATGGAGGACTAGTCACTTTTGGTGATAACTCAACAGGAACGGTAATCGTTACAGGAACTATTTCGTTTAATAATTCATGTGATATCTCTAACGTTTATCTGGTTGAAGGACTCAAATATAATCTCTTGAGTATCAGTCAATTGTGTGATTCTAATTTAGAGGTAAGATTCAAAAAGACTGGCTGTGTCATTGAAGACAAAACTGGAAAAGAAATTCTTCCTGGCAGCAGAACAAGAAATGTATATGTCCTTGACTCTGTTAAAAGTCCAGCTGGACATATTTGCTTGACATCTATGGGAGAAGATCCTTAG